One genomic segment of Gammaproteobacteria bacterium includes these proteins:
- a CDS encoding glucose-1-phosphate adenylyltransferase, with product MKQPKILAFVMAGGEGARLSPLTAYNSKPSLPFGSRYRIVDFVLSNLLNSGIQSIYMLVQYKSQSLIEHVRKAWVVSPMRNEEFVTVVPPQMMSGGDWFQGTADAVYQNINLIQLHNPDLVVVFGADHIYRMDLQQMVDFHLERAADATVAALPVPIAEASSFGVIHADHAGRVNEFQEKPANPPPMPSDPTRAYASMGNYLFDAKVLVKALKEAHERGEHDFGHHVLPKLKDTHRVFAYDFATNKVPGVKPYEEQAYWRDVGTRDAYFYAHQDLLGEQPRFDMFNPQWRIFSSNYQGPVARLMDAQIKNSVVAAGSMVRQAKITNTIIRREVIIEDDVEIEDCLIQEYVHIKRGARLRRAIIGGYNVIEAGTRIGYDLEEDRKKYVVTQGGITVVGPQEVTATMQAFSE from the coding sequence ATGAAACAACCAAAAATCCTGGCTTTTGTAATGGCAGGCGGCGAAGGCGCCCGCTTGAGTCCCCTGACGGCTTATAACTCGAAACCTTCGCTGCCGTTTGGCAGCCGCTATCGCATCGTGGATTTCGTGTTGAGCAACCTGCTCAATTCGGGTATTCAATCGATCTACATGCTGGTGCAATACAAATCCCAATCGCTGATTGAGCATGTCCGCAAGGCGTGGGTGGTGTCGCCGATGCGGAACGAGGAATTCGTCACGGTGGTGCCGCCGCAGATGATGAGCGGCGGCGACTGGTTTCAAGGCACCGCTGACGCCGTCTATCAGAATATCAACCTGATTCAACTCCATAACCCTGATCTGGTGGTCGTGTTCGGCGCCGACCATATTTACCGGATGGATCTTCAGCAGATGGTGGATTTTCACTTGGAACGGGCCGCTGATGCGACGGTCGCTGCGCTGCCGGTGCCGATCGCCGAGGCCAGTTCGTTTGGCGTCATCCACGCCGACCATGCGGGCCGGGTTAACGAATTCCAGGAGAAGCCGGCCAACCCGCCGCCCATGCCCTCTGATCCAACCCGCGCTTATGCCTCGATGGGCAACTACCTGTTCGACGCTAAAGTGTTGGTGAAAGCGCTTAAAGAGGCGCATGAGCGCGGCGAGCATGACTTTGGTCACCATGTCCTGCCCAAACTGAAGGACACGCATCGCGTCTTCGCCTACGACTTCGCCACCAATAAGGTGCCGGGCGTCAAACCCTATGAGGAGCAGGCTTACTGGCGCGATGTCGGCACCCGGGACGCTTATTTCTACGCGCACCAGGATCTGTTGGGCGAGCAGCCGCGTTTCGATATGTTCAACCCGCAATGGCGGATCTTTTCCAGTAACTATCAGGGGCCGGTAGCGCGCCTGATGGACGCCCAAATCAAAAACAGCGTGGTGGCCGCCGGCTCTATGGTGCGCCAGGCCAAGATCACCAACACGATCATCCGTCGTGAAGTGATCATTGAAGACGATGTGGAGATCGAGGATTGTCTAATTCAGGAATACGTCCACATCAAGCGCGGCGCGCGGTTGCGGCGGGCTATCATCGGCGGTTACAACGTGATCGAAGCGGGGACGCGCATTGGCTACGATCTTGAAGAGGATCGCAAAAAATACGTGGTCACCCAGGGCGGCATCACTGTGGTTGGCCCGCAGGAGGTGACCGCGACCATGCAGGCGTTTAGCGAGTAA
- the treS gene encoding maltose alpha-D-glucosyltransferase has protein sequence MANNPKGWPGVEDPLWYKDALIYQLHVKAFGDSNQDGIGDFRGLTQRLDYIQELGVDTLWLMPFYPSPLRDDGYDISDYQNVHPQYGTLADFRNFVREAHHRGLKVITELVINHTSDQHPWFQAARKAPRGSPQRNFYLWNDDDDKFPETRIIFTDTETSNWAWDPVAEQYYWHRFFSHQPDLNHNNPAVVKAVTKVMRFWLDMGVDGLRLDAIPYLCVREGTYNENLRETHDVIKQMRAVVDKHYRSRLFLAEANQWPEDVRDYFGDGDECHMAYHFPLMPRMYMAIAQEDRYPIVEILEQTPDIPDNCQWAVFLRNHDELTLEMVTDRERDYMYRTYAADPRMRVNVGIRRRLAPLMDNDYGKIKLMNSLLLSMPGTPIIYYGDEIGMGDNFYLGDRNGVRTPMQWSPDRNAGFSKADPQRLYLPPIMDPIYGYEALNVEAQIRAPASLLNWMKRMIAVRRTSQAFGRGRLEMVRPGNRKILAYIRAFADEVVMCVANLSRSAQPVELNLGKFKGMVPVEMLGQISFPPIGELPYLLTLPRYGFYWFRLSYAAPPAWHEDRLPGADLRVLVLFQGWKSFFPDQVEPSRREMAENLHQRLVREVLPDFLPTQRWFAGKGGRIERVEFENYDIWADQTEWVLARIRVWLVGRDEPQDYGLPLALAWEEKDDGDETLRSLWPYALARVRVRARMGLLYDAFADERFSQGLMKMIARNARIPLGNGWLKFSATRAFHSLAGDLPEMLPVKRLALDSSNTTIAIGNRMLLKGYRRLQPGISPELEMGRFLTDIAAFANAAPLAGALEYEDDENGTVIALAILQGFVANQGDAWTYTLDYLKRFFDDCLSQQTESTVPETDESPSPHAVFLLFATTLGRRTGELHRALAQTTGNPAFDPEPITVADMTHWLDQIREEVEMTFERLQQALDRLPEAVRDLGKRVLEAQIGLPRAGRYASLAAQVLEARGAAAARSAQVEAMTPHAMKTRYHGDYHLGQVLVAKDDVIIIDFEGEPARSLEERRGKHSPLRDVVGMLRSFNYAVHAALRQVTADGASDRETLLSHAHEWEQQTRTAFLAGYTEAAGDSPGYPADPDQVRVLLELFALEKACYELRYELDNRPAWVEIPLGGLCELLSFESKDVPR, from the coding sequence ATGGCGAATAATCCGAAAGGCTGGCCCGGGGTTGAAGACCCACTATGGTACAAAGACGCCCTGATCTATCAACTCCATGTCAAGGCGTTTGGCGATAGCAACCAGGATGGTATCGGCGATTTCCGGGGTCTGACTCAACGCCTGGATTATATTCAGGAGCTGGGGGTTGACACGCTGTGGCTGATGCCCTTTTACCCTTCACCCTTGCGGGACGACGGTTACGACATCTCGGATTATCAGAACGTCCATCCCCAATACGGTACACTCGCTGACTTCCGCAACTTCGTCCGCGAAGCGCACCACCGGGGACTCAAAGTGATCACCGAGTTGGTGATCAACCATACCTCCGATCAGCACCCCTGGTTTCAGGCGGCTCGAAAGGCGCCCCGAGGTTCGCCGCAGCGGAACTTCTATCTCTGGAACGACGATGACGACAAATTTCCGGAAACCCGCATCATTTTCACGGATACCGAGACTTCCAACTGGGCTTGGGATCCGGTGGCGGAACAATACTATTGGCATCGTTTCTTCTCGCACCAACCGGATTTGAATCACAATAATCCGGCAGTGGTGAAAGCCGTGACCAAGGTGATGCGCTTCTGGCTGGACATGGGCGTCGATGGGCTGCGGCTGGACGCCATTCCCTACTTGTGTGTGCGCGAGGGCACCTACAACGAGAATCTGCGCGAAACGCATGACGTCATTAAGCAGATGCGGGCTGTGGTGGATAAACATTACCGCAGCCGCCTGTTTCTGGCCGAGGCGAATCAGTGGCCGGAGGATGTGCGCGATTACTTCGGCGACGGCGACGAGTGCCACATGGCCTATCACTTCCCGCTGATGCCGCGCATGTACATGGCTATCGCCCAGGAAGACCGCTATCCCATCGTCGAAATCCTCGAACAGACCCCAGACATCCCTGATAATTGCCAATGGGCGGTATTCCTGCGCAACCACGACGAACTGACGCTGGAAATGGTCACTGACCGTGAGCGGGACTACATGTACCGCACCTACGCCGCCGATCCCCGGATGCGGGTCAATGTCGGCATCCGCCGGCGGCTGGCCCCGCTGATGGACAACGATTATGGAAAAATCAAGCTGATGAACAGCTTGTTGCTGTCGATGCCAGGCACCCCCATTATTTATTATGGTGACGAAATCGGCATGGGCGACAACTTTTATCTCGGCGACCGCAACGGCGTGCGCACGCCGATGCAATGGAGTCCGGATCGCAATGCCGGGTTCTCCAAGGCCGATCCACAGCGTCTGTACCTGCCGCCGATCATGGACCCGATCTACGGCTACGAAGCGCTTAACGTGGAGGCGCAAATTCGCGCGCCTGCCTCGTTGTTGAATTGGATGAAGCGCATGATCGCCGTGCGCCGAACCTCCCAAGCCTTTGGGCGGGGTCGGCTGGAGATGGTGCGTCCCGGTAATCGTAAAATTCTGGCTTACATTCGCGCCTTTGCGGACGAAGTTGTCATGTGCGTCGCCAATCTGTCCCGCTCCGCGCAACCCGTGGAACTGAACCTGGGTAAGTTCAAAGGCATGGTGCCGGTGGAAATGCTCGGCCAGATCTCCTTTCCGCCCATTGGTGAATTGCCCTACCTGCTGACGTTACCCCGTTACGGTTTCTACTGGTTCCGGCTGAGCTACGCGGCCCCGCCTGCTTGGCATGAAGACCGTTTGCCGGGCGCCGATTTACGGGTGCTGGTCTTGTTCCAGGGGTGGAAGAGTTTTTTCCCCGATCAAGTTGAACCCAGCCGGCGGGAGATGGCCGAGAACCTGCACCAGCGATTGGTCCGGGAGGTGTTGCCGGATTTCCTGCCCACACAGCGCTGGTTCGCCGGCAAGGGTGGGCGCATCGAGCGGGTCGAGTTTGAAAACTACGATATCTGGGCGGATCAAACCGAGTGGGTGTTAGCGCGGATTCGGGTCTGGCTGGTGGGGCGCGACGAACCGCAGGATTATGGACTACCGCTTGCGCTGGCCTGGGAGGAAAAAGACGACGGTGACGAAACTCTGCGATCGTTGTGGCCCTACGCACTGGCTCGGGTGCGGGTGCGCGCCCGCATGGGCTTGCTGTATGACGCCTTCGCCGACGAACGGTTTTCTCAGGGCCTCATGAAAATGATCGCCCGCAATGCCCGGATTCCCCTGGGCAATGGCTGGCTGAAGTTCTCGGCGACCCGCGCCTTCCATTCGTTGGCGGGTGACTTGCCGGAAATGTTGCCGGTTAAGCGACTAGCGCTGGACAGCAGCAATACTACTATTGCCATCGGCAATCGCATGTTGCTCAAAGGTTACCGCCGGTTGCAACCGGGCATCAGCCCGGAACTGGAGATGGGCCGCTTCCTTACCGACATCGCTGCTTTCGCCAACGCCGCGCCGCTGGCCGGGGCGCTGGAATATGAAGATGACGAGAATGGAACCGTCATCGCTCTGGCGATTCTGCAAGGATTCGTCGCCAACCAGGGGGATGCCTGGACCTATACCCTGGATTATCTCAAGCGGTTTTTCGATGACTGCCTGTCTCAACAGACCGAATCGACTGTTCCTGAAACCGACGAGAGTCCGAGTCCGCATGCCGTTTTTCTGCTGTTCGCCACGACCCTGGGCCGGCGCACCGGCGAACTGCATCGGGCGTTGGCGCAAACCACGGGCAATCCCGCCTTTGACCCAGAACCGATTACCGTTGCCGACATGACCCATTGGCTAGACCAGATTCGCGAGGAGGTCGAGATGACCTTCGAGCGATTACAACAGGCGCTGGATCGGTTACCCGAGGCGGTGCGCGACTTAGGCAAGCGGGTGCTGGAGGCGCAAATCGGGTTGCCGCGCGCGGGACGTTATGCCTCACTGGCGGCTCAGGTTCTGGAAGCGCGCGGCGCGGCGGCAGCGCGTTCAGCGCAGGTGGAAGCGATGACGCCGCACGCCATGAAGACCCGTTATCACGGCGATTACCATCTTGGCCAAGTGCTGGTGGCCAAAGACGATGTGATCATCATCGACTTTGAAGGCGAGCCGGCGCGGTCGCTGGAGGAACGCCGCGGCAAGCACTCGCCGCTGCGCGATGTGGTGGGCATGTTGCGCTCCTTCAATTACGCGGTGCATGCCGCCTTGCGCCAGGTCACGGCGGATGGGGCCAGTGACCGGGAGACGCTCCTTTCTCATGCTCATGAATGGGAACAGCAGACCCGCACAGCGTTCCTGGCGGGCTACACCGAAGCGGCGGGGGACAGCCCGGGCTATCCCGCCGATCCTGATCAAGTCCGGGTGTTATTGGAACTGTTTGCCTTGGAGAAAGCATGTTACGAACTGCGTTATGAACTGGATAATCGTCCTGCCTGGGTGGAGATCCCACTTGGTGGGTTATGTGAACTTTTATCATTCGAATCGAAGGATGTGCCGCGATGA
- a CDS encoding alpha-1,4-glucan--maltose-1-phosphate maltosyltransferase, whose protein sequence is MPKKTVANDRKQVIPESASGVKKQPELTSKPATATVQRTEPAPEVKQNAAAPDKPATATAVQEPVPTPEVVKVATDGRKRIVIEGVNPEIDGGRFPIKRTVGESVVVEADAFTDGHDSLSCVLQYRKVGETAWQETPMRFLVNDRWRGEFKITEIGRYEYTVLAWVDHFKSWRHDLGRWEQAEDIALSLRIGAELVGKAGQRVAGADGQWLIQRAKELAGEQELQHRRQLGLDEELAQIMFRQADRTLALSYDKILGVVADDERARFSTWYEMFPRSCSPVPGKHGTFKDCEAWLPRLAAMGFDVLYFPPIHPIGRVNRKGKNNTLTPGPDDVGSPWAIGAAEGGHKSILPELGTLEDFRELVQKAREHGIDIALDIALQCAPDHPYVKEHPDWFRWRPDGTVQYAENPPKKYQDIYPFNFETADWQALWEEIKSIFEFWVAQGVRIFRVDNPHTKPFAMWEWLINDIKQTTPNAIFLAEAFTRPKVMHRLAKLGYTQSYTYYAWRNTKWELSEYANEVCQGPGREYFRPNFWPNTPDILHESLQFGGKPMFMTRLAMAATLTANYGIYGPAFEMMEHVAVKHGSEEYLDSEKYQLRQRGFQDLDGPDSLREFIALMNRIRKHNPALQSDWNLRLHHVDNDQIICYSKSTVDHSNIILVLVNLDPNYTQAGWTGLNLEELGVDPFQPFQVHDLLTGAHYIWNGPRNYVELNPHRMPVHIFRVLSGLHTERDFPTFQG, encoded by the coding sequence ATGCCTAAAAAGACCGTGGCGAATGACAGAAAGCAAGTCATCCCCGAATCCGCTTCAGGGGTAAAAAAACAGCCGGAGCTTACCAGCAAACCAGCAACCGCCACTGTCCAGAGGACTGAACCCGCGCCGGAAGTAAAGCAAAACGCGGCAGCGCCTGACAAGCCGGCAACGGCTACAGCGGTTCAGGAACCCGTGCCAACTCCCGAAGTTGTGAAGGTCGCGACAGATGGCCGCAAGCGCATCGTTATCGAGGGCGTCAACCCGGAAATCGACGGTGGCCGCTTCCCGATCAAGCGCACAGTCGGGGAAAGCGTGGTGGTCGAAGCGGATGCGTTTACCGACGGTCACGATTCCCTGTCCTGTGTTCTGCAATATCGTAAAGTTGGCGAGACCGCCTGGCAGGAAACGCCGATGCGTTTTCTGGTTAACGATCGCTGGCGCGGCGAGTTCAAAATAACCGAGATTGGCCGCTACGAATACACGGTTCTCGCCTGGGTCGATCACTTCAAATCCTGGCGGCATGATCTGGGCCGTTGGGAGCAGGCGGAAGATATTGCTCTGTCGCTACGCATCGGCGCGGAACTGGTGGGCAAAGCGGGGCAACGGGTGGCGGGCGCAGACGGTCAGTGGCTGATCCAGCGCGCCAAAGAACTGGCCGGCGAGCAGGAATTGCAACACCGTCGCCAGTTGGGACTGGATGAGGAGTTGGCGCAAATCATGTTCCGCCAGGCCGATCGCACGCTGGCGCTCAGTTACGACAAGATACTAGGCGTCGTCGCCGACGATGAACGCGCCCGGTTCAGCACGTGGTACGAAATGTTTCCGCGCTCGTGCAGCCCGGTGCCCGGCAAGCACGGGACGTTCAAGGACTGCGAAGCCTGGCTGCCGCGCCTGGCGGCGATGGGCTTCGATGTGCTGTATTTCCCGCCGATTCATCCGATTGGCCGGGTCAACCGCAAGGGCAAGAACAACACGCTCACCCCCGGCCCCGACGATGTCGGCAGCCCCTGGGCCATCGGCGCAGCGGAGGGCGGTCACAAGAGCATCCTGCCGGAACTGGGTACTTTGGAAGACTTCCGGGAGCTGGTGCAGAAAGCCCGCGAGCATGGCATCGACATCGCCCTGGACATCGCGCTGCAATGCGCGCCGGATCATCCCTACGTTAAAGAACATCCTGACTGGTTCCGCTGGCGGCCAGACGGTACGGTGCAGTACGCCGAGAATCCGCCCAAGAAGTACCAGGACATTTATCCCTTCAATTTTGAAACCGCTGACTGGCAAGCGCTGTGGGAAGAGATCAAAAGCATCTTTGAATTCTGGGTTGCTCAGGGCGTGCGCATCTTCCGAGTCGACAATCCCCACACCAAGCCCTTTGCGATGTGGGAATGGCTGATCAACGACATCAAGCAAACCACGCCGAATGCGATTTTCCTGGCCGAAGCCTTCACGCGACCCAAGGTCATGCATCGCCTGGCCAAGCTCGGCTACACCCAGTCCTACACCTATTACGCTTGGCGCAACACGAAATGGGAACTGAGCGAGTACGCCAATGAAGTGTGTCAGGGACCGGGCCGCGAGTATTTCCGCCCCAACTTCTGGCCGAACACTCCGGATATCCTGCACGAGTCGCTGCAATTCGGCGGCAAACCCATGTTCATGACCCGACTAGCCATGGCGGCGACCCTGACCGCCAATTACGGCATTTACGGACCCGCTTTTGAAATGATGGAGCACGTTGCGGTCAAGCATGGCAGCGAGGAATATCTCGATTCGGAGAAATACCAGTTGCGCCAGCGCGGTTTCCAGGATCTGGATGGACCGGACAGCTTGCGCGAGTTCATTGCCTTGATGAATCGCATTCGCAAGCACAATCCGGCGTTACAATCCGACTGGAATCTGCGCCTCCATCATGTCGACAATGATCAGATTATTTGTTACAGCAAGTCCACAGTCGACCATTCCAACATCATCCTGGTGCTAGTGAATCTGGATCCTAACTACACCCAGGCGGGTTGGACGGGATTGAACCTGGAGGAACTAGGCGTCGATCCGTTTCAGCCGTTCCAGGTGCATGATCTGCTGACCGGCGCGCACTACATCTGGAACGGGCCGCGTAATTATGTGGAGCTGAATCCGCATCGGATGCCGGTGCATATCTTCCGGGTCCTCAGCGGTCTGCACACCGAGCGCGATTTTCCAACTTTCCAGGGTTGA
- the dapD gene encoding 2,3,4,5-tetrahydropyridine-2,6-dicarboxylate N-succinyltransferase, translated as MTELQRIIENAFERRAELDPATAPAALREAVEETLGLLETGQARVAELRDGAWIVNSWLKKAVLLSFRLNDSVIIRDGYTNYFDKVPPKYAEYGENDFLAAGVRVVPPAAARRGSYIASGVVLMPSYVNIGAYVDSGTMVDTWATVGSCAQIGRNVHLSGGVGIGGVLEPLQASPTIIEDDCFIGARSEVVEGVIVERGSVVSMGVYIGQSTRIYNRLTGEVSYGRIPAGSVVVPGALPAADGSHSLYCAVIIKQVDEKTRSRVSINELLRD; from the coding sequence ATGACTGAATTACAACGGATTATCGAAAATGCTTTCGAGCGTCGTGCTGAATTGGACCCGGCGACCGCCCCAGCGGCGTTGCGTGAAGCAGTCGAGGAAACGCTCGGCTTGCTGGAAACCGGCCAAGCGCGGGTGGCGGAACTGCGTGACGGCGCCTGGATCGTCAATTCGTGGCTGAAGAAAGCAGTCTTGCTCAGCTTTCGTTTGAATGACAGTGTGATCATCCGCGACGGTTACACTAACTATTTTGACAAGGTCCCGCCCAAGTACGCTGAATACGGCGAAAATGACTTTTTGGCGGCGGGTGTCCGCGTAGTTCCGCCCGCCGCCGCCCGGCGCGGCTCCTACATCGCCTCCGGCGTCGTGCTGATGCCCTCCTACGTCAACATCGGCGCGTATGTGGACTCCGGAACCATGGTCGATACCTGGGCTACGGTCGGTTCCTGCGCGCAAATTGGCAGGAATGTCCACTTGTCTGGCGGCGTCGGCATTGGCGGGGTGCTGGAACCTCTGCAAGCCAGTCCCACGATTATCGAGGATGATTGTTTCATTGGCGCGCGTTCAGAAGTCGTTGAGGGTGTTATTGTGGAACGCGGCTCGGTGGTTTCAATGGGGGTTTATATCGGTCAGAGCACCCGGATTTACAACCGGCTGACCGGCGAGGTGAGCTATGGGCGCATTCCAGCCGGATCGGTCGTCGTCCCCGGCGCATTGCCCGCCGCTGATGGCAGTCATAGCCTGTACTGCGCGGTGATTATCAAGCAGGTGGATGAAAAAACCCGCTCCCGGGTGAGTATCAACGAATTGCTGCGGGATTAA
- the dapB gene encoding 4-hydroxy-tetrahydrodipicolinate reductase: MIHTAIAGAAGRMGRHLLDACRQTEEVRCTVASEQADSPFIGNDAGDLAGIGSLNVPVTADLTPFIDQFDVLIDFTRPAATLAHLELCRTAGKAMVIGTTGFSTEQKTVITHAASDIPIVFAPNMSVGVNLCFKLLEMAAQVLGNEVDIEIIEAHHRHKVDAPSGTALAMGQVVAKALGRHLEECAVYERHGVTGERDRSMIGFATVRAGDIVGEHTVLFADMGERLEITHRASSRMTFAKGAVRAAAWLAGRGSGLFDMQDVLGLR; the protein is encoded by the coding sequence TCACACTGCCATCGCTGGCGCTGCTGGACGTATGGGCCGTCACTTGCTCGACGCCTGCCGTCAGACCGAAGAAGTTCGCTGCACGGTCGCCTCGGAACAGGCTGATAGCCCGTTCATCGGCAACGACGCCGGTGATCTGGCCGGCATTGGTTCCCTCAATGTCCCCGTTACCGCCGATTTAACGCCGTTCATCGACCAATTCGATGTATTGATCGACTTCACCCGACCGGCGGCAACACTGGCCCATCTGGAACTCTGTCGCACGGCAGGCAAAGCGATGGTGATCGGCACCACCGGATTCTCAACCGAACAGAAAACGGTGATCACCCACGCGGCCAGTGATATTCCTATTGTATTCGCGCCTAACATGAGCGTTGGGGTTAATCTCTGCTTTAAATTGCTGGAAATGGCGGCCCAAGTGCTGGGGAATGAGGTGGATATCGAAATTATCGAAGCCCACCATCGGCACAAAGTGGACGCGCCTTCCGGTACAGCCCTGGCGATGGGACAGGTCGTCGCCAAAGCGCTAGGCCGTCATCTGGAAGAATGCGCGGTTTATGAACGACATGGTGTGACTGGCGAGCGCGACCGCTCCATGATCGGTTTTGCCACAGTCCGCGCCGGTGACATCGTCGGCGAGCATACTGTTCTGTTTGCCGACATGGGCGAGCGTCTGGAAATCACCCATCGCGCTTCCAGCCGGATGACGTTTGCTAAGGGGGCGGTCCGCGCCGCCGCCTGGCTGGCGGGGCGTGGTTCGGGGTTGTTCGATATGCAGGATGTGCTGGGGCTACGCTGA